Proteins found in one Massilia sp. H6 genomic segment:
- a CDS encoding GGDEF domain-containing protein, which yields MLNSPPRTTARTRRIALAAVLSIAAATAMAGADKVNDAAPLAQRLADIREINKYAGKRALPLLQAIEAEGRAAPLPERIEFLNQLSNAYDAVGKLDEANAVADELVALGRQYENNAALAKGLLRKAYMAYRGSELAESHRLVWEAEKLAATTDDAELKVRAAISSGDSWAEEGNFPKALERLQTAATMARKNGDPVQVVMSLNALISLYGQMREYDKGFEALAEALEAAQKTNSPGRMATLKHAEYGLAVSTGQYQRGLKALLESLAIERSIGADSMVAYSLVNLSDCYLKLRDYRNAATYAEQAVAAARTLNDAGLEATARLNLGQAYLALGRVAEGKRHIEAGMTAYENLGDQPELQIVLVEYGQALERMGDLPGALRAYHRERKISNELFQKRRQRAVLDLQEKYETEKKQRQIELLRSENEVNRLQQRIIWLLAAIFALTAVVVGLLYRKVRHANAQLFEKNKELKQQSVRDPLTGLYNRRHFLDYMRSEPQPQPQPSMRAAGAIASEQCGGLFLLDVDHFKHINDTYGHAAGDAVLTAISASLREILRETDMIVRWGGEEFLAFLPTVPRHRLDEVAQRILSGISAVSIAHGGHTLAVNVSIGFAPFPLAYGDEVLPWERAVNVVDMALYLAKAHGRNRAYCVRSLGDPAEVSLEDIEQNLERAWRNGQVDLSVVHGTVLEQRASA from the coding sequence ATGCTTAATAGCCCGCCTCGCACCACCGCGCGTACCCGACGCATCGCGCTTGCCGCGGTGCTGAGCATTGCGGCAGCGACGGCCATGGCAGGCGCGGACAAGGTCAATGACGCGGCTCCGCTGGCGCAGCGCCTGGCCGATATCCGCGAAATCAACAAATACGCGGGCAAGCGCGCCCTGCCGCTGCTGCAGGCCATCGAGGCCGAGGGCCGCGCCGCGCCGCTACCCGAGCGCATTGAATTCCTGAACCAGCTGTCCAACGCCTATGACGCGGTAGGCAAGCTCGACGAAGCCAATGCGGTCGCGGACGAGCTGGTGGCGCTCGGCCGCCAGTACGAGAACAATGCCGCGCTGGCCAAGGGTTTGCTGCGCAAGGCGTATATGGCCTACCGCGGCTCCGAGCTGGCCGAGTCGCACCGCCTGGTGTGGGAAGCGGAAAAGCTGGCCGCTACCACCGATGACGCCGAGCTGAAAGTGCGCGCGGCGATCTCGTCGGGCGATTCCTGGGCCGAGGAAGGCAATTTTCCAAAGGCACTTGAGCGCCTGCAGACCGCGGCCACGATGGCGCGCAAGAACGGCGACCCGGTCCAGGTGGTCATGTCGCTCAACGCACTGATCAGCCTGTATGGTCAGATGCGCGAATACGACAAGGGCTTCGAAGCACTGGCCGAAGCGCTCGAGGCGGCGCAAAAGACCAATTCGCCTGGACGCATGGCAACGCTCAAGCATGCCGAATATGGCCTGGCCGTGTCCACCGGGCAGTACCAACGCGGCCTGAAGGCGCTGCTGGAAAGCCTGGCGATCGAGCGCAGCATCGGCGCCGATTCGATGGTGGCCTATTCGCTGGTCAACCTTTCGGACTGCTACCTGAAGCTGCGCGATTACCGTAACGCCGCCACGTATGCCGAGCAGGCCGTCGCTGCCGCCCGCACCCTTAACGACGCCGGACTCGAAGCGACCGCGCGCCTTAACCTGGGCCAGGCCTACCTGGCCCTGGGCCGCGTCGCCGAAGGCAAGCGCCATATCGAAGCCGGCATGACGGCCTACGAAAACCTCGGCGACCAGCCCGAACTGCAGATCGTGCTGGTCGAATACGGACAGGCGCTCGAGCGCATGGGCGACCTGCCCGGCGCACTGCGCGCCTACCACCGCGAGCGCAAGATCTCGAACGAGCTGTTCCAGAAACGCCGCCAGCGCGCGGTGCTGGACCTGCAGGAAAAATACGAGACCGAGAAGAAGCAGCGCCAGATCGAACTGCTGCGCAGCGAGAACGAAGTCAATCGCCTGCAGCAACGCATCATCTGGCTGCTGGCGGCGATCTTCGCGCTGACGGCGGTCGTGGTCGGCCTGCTGTACCGCAAGGTACGCCATGCCAACGCCCAGCTGTTTGAGAAGAACAAGGAACTCAAGCAGCAGAGCGTGCGCGATCCGCTGACCGGACTGTACAACCGCCGCCACTTTTTGGATTACATGCGCAGCGAGCCGCAGCCGCAGCCGCAGCCAAGCATGCGCGCCGCCGGTGCGATCGCCAGCGAGCAGTGCGGTGGCCTGTTCCTGCTCGACGTCGACCACTTCAAGCATATCAACGATACCTATGGCCACGCCGCCGGCGACGCCGTGCTGACGGCCATCTCGGCCAGCCTGCGCGAGATCCTGCGCGAAACCGACATGATCGTGCGCTGGGGCGGTGAAGAATTTTTGGCCTTCTTGCCGACCGTGCCGCGCCACCGCCTCGACGAAGTGGCGCAGCGCATCCTGAGCGGCATCTCGGCGGTATCGATCGCGCATGGCGGCCACACCCTGGCGGTCAATGTCTCGATCGGTTTCGCACCCTTCCCGCTGGCCTACGGCGACGAGGTACTGCCGTGGGAGCGCGCGGTCAACGTGGTGGACATGGCCTTGTACCTGGCCAAGGCGCATGGCCGCAACCGCGCCTATTGCGTGCGCAGCTTGGGCGACCCGGCCGAGGTCAGCCTCGAGGACATCGAGCAGAACCTGGAGCGGGCATGGCGCAATGGGCAGGTCGACCTGTCGGTGGTGCATGGCACCGTGCTGGAGCAACGGGCCAGCGCCTGA
- a CDS encoding tubulin-like doman-containing protein, which translates to MAEFPTPASLNPGVNAKSELKVDLRPTLFIGAGGTGMEVMMRIRRRILSAVWNRHHPTRVESIGDFPVARFLHFDLDNNAVIDEGKSQRTDPWYELVKLTEEERLVEPLDLPQYHESDDSLARFPLIESWMPLRPKKLRSLGIDPSKGAGQIRALARLYLYDKYPKLRGRIKGALNFLSSNAGIERKENYQRLGLQVDTSKFRIVVIASCAGGTGAGSAIDLGWLSKAIARQEVSDSQVDLVMFMPGGFAKANKERTEANAYATLMELETAMRDMNAQVQWMDPDSIAGKGAPFDDVYFVDTANLANKATLDVKDLYQMVADTLFEDFASADFANRKRSVAVNQQQHKLGPYNPRVPEQRFGDMRLSYSKVYSAFGQAVLDTQQSLRDDIRAYELAGLMVKAFFGLVGTDGKGGARDGVSAARRAGDGERDTFMREQMDMGERPFDAFPDFRKGTVDVTPFPEYALTSTLLLDKDGRSLLERVESKVQLEVDRIMASYDIRQWREQVAELLPQLERDAIREAGATAETSEDRIKRRTGELSGELKHKVRERLYALLDDRKQGGLEFVLSLLEQVKARLSQRDLANAERNGRRYRDIRDALRTRQVEESLNNLSQASNRMFGKEPQAREVMNHLKRDLADYLRFHLLAVAANQSIEVMRNMSAWLGEPQSTDEQGQAQWSGIAGEFQEGRRQVQAMLAAADQRISQLRADARQEHATYIKLAADVLPPPLRLSGDVGAWSEEVLLEFGGSARLFPQLGDERLRADLLLKLFRRAQLQLTSQELEQPEPVDPLLERLSSMSPPERQRVFAEWIRSAMPWVNARFSAEFTPAADQFKCFIGVGDAGAWRKMEAELRAAVPTGHFHGDLLSVVNTGIAGKAVCYIELSGYPMTVLRGLPTWRASYQIENPKIPTHLHFDATRFRHPLSPSMDELNRLADDYEWFLQAIALGVIRRKPDLGDREASFQPRGQYLFEVEPGSGEWLQIGNEFAVRSNGLPPYYRDGVINAVRHRLANAGAHQLLLLAALMRHYQLRVYEPRLEVDETGAQLPSPSLPNITARRLYDEWIRRAAALDPSLAPVKIEAALASIGQWTETVPDSSLDAYSWEVERPVDKRVILPAYLMSEEGAARALAAPAAAAVDLAKPRIGHDPQPADQPRYKLFMQGAQRGPFTVDEIVQLAARGEVDAATRAWSMAWNPKTDKWSTVGALPELAMVFDHLIPDPDDVDNAIPDPE; encoded by the coding sequence CGAGTCTGACGACAGCCTGGCGCGCTTTCCGCTGATCGAAAGCTGGATGCCGCTGCGGCCCAAGAAGCTGCGCTCGCTCGGCATCGATCCTTCGAAGGGCGCCGGCCAGATCCGCGCGCTGGCGCGCCTATACTTGTACGACAAATATCCCAAGCTGCGCGGACGCATCAAGGGCGCACTCAATTTTTTGAGCAGTAATGCCGGTATCGAACGCAAGGAAAACTACCAGCGCCTCGGCCTGCAGGTGGACACCTCGAAGTTCCGCATCGTCGTCATCGCCTCGTGTGCCGGCGGCACCGGCGCCGGCAGTGCCATCGACCTGGGCTGGCTGTCGAAGGCCATCGCCCGGCAAGAGGTGTCGGACAGCCAGGTCGACCTGGTGATGTTCATGCCGGGCGGCTTTGCCAAGGCCAACAAGGAGCGCACCGAGGCGAACGCCTATGCCACCCTGATGGAACTCGAAACCGCGATGCGCGACATGAATGCGCAGGTGCAGTGGATGGACCCGGACAGCATCGCGGGCAAGGGTGCTCCGTTCGATGACGTGTATTTCGTCGACACCGCCAATCTCGCCAACAAGGCCACGCTCGACGTCAAGGACCTCTACCAGATGGTAGCCGACACCCTGTTCGAAGATTTTGCCTCGGCCGACTTTGCCAACCGCAAGCGCTCGGTGGCGGTCAACCAGCAGCAGCACAAGCTGGGGCCCTATAACCCGCGCGTGCCCGAGCAGCGTTTCGGCGACATGCGCCTGTCTTATTCCAAGGTCTATTCGGCCTTTGGCCAGGCCGTGCTCGATACCCAGCAGAGCCTGCGCGACGATATCCGCGCCTATGAACTGGCCGGCTTGATGGTAAAGGCCTTCTTTGGGCTGGTCGGTACCGACGGCAAGGGCGGCGCGCGCGACGGCGTCAGCGCCGCGCGCCGCGCCGGCGACGGCGAACGCGACACCTTCATGCGCGAGCAGATGGACATGGGCGAGCGCCCGTTCGATGCCTTTCCGGACTTTCGCAAGGGCACCGTGGACGTCACGCCGTTCCCCGAATACGCGCTGACCAGCACCCTCCTGCTCGACAAGGACGGGCGCTCGCTGCTCGAGCGCGTCGAGAGCAAGGTGCAGCTCGAGGTCGACCGCATCATGGCCTCGTATGACATCAGGCAGTGGCGCGAGCAGGTGGCCGAACTGCTGCCGCAACTCGAACGCGACGCGATCCGCGAAGCCGGCGCCACCGCCGAGACCAGCGAAGACCGCATCAAGCGCAGGACCGGGGAACTCAGTGGCGAACTGAAACATAAAGTGCGCGAGCGGCTCTACGCGCTGCTAGACGACCGCAAGCAGGGCGGTCTCGAATTCGTGCTGTCGCTGCTGGAGCAGGTCAAGGCGCGCCTGTCGCAGCGCGACCTGGCCAATGCCGAGCGCAATGGACGGCGCTACCGCGACATCCGCGATGCGCTGCGCACCCGCCAGGTGGAAGAGTCGCTCAATAACCTGTCGCAGGCGTCGAACCGCATGTTCGGCAAGGAGCCGCAGGCACGCGAAGTAATGAACCACCTCAAGCGCGACCTGGCCGACTACCTGCGCTTCCACCTGCTGGCGGTGGCGGCCAACCAGTCGATCGAAGTAATGCGCAACATGTCGGCCTGGCTGGGCGAGCCCCAGAGCACCGACGAGCAGGGCCAGGCCCAATGGAGCGGCATCGCCGGCGAATTCCAGGAGGGCCGGCGTCAGGTCCAGGCCATGCTGGCAGCGGCCGACCAGCGCATCAGCCAGCTGCGCGCCGATGCGCGCCAGGAACATGCGACCTATATCAAGCTGGCCGCCGACGTGCTGCCGCCGCCGTTACGCCTCAGTGGCGACGTCGGCGCCTGGAGCGAAGAAGTGCTGCTCGAATTCGGCGGCTCGGCGCGGCTGTTCCCGCAGCTGGGCGACGAGCGCCTGCGCGCCGACCTGCTGCTCAAGCTGTTTCGCCGGGCGCAGTTGCAGCTGACCAGCCAGGAGCTCGAGCAGCCCGAGCCGGTCGACCCGCTGCTGGAACGCTTATCAAGCATGAGCCCGCCAGAGCGCCAGCGTGTATTTGCCGAATGGATCCGTAGTGCGATGCCCTGGGTGAATGCGCGCTTCTCGGCCGAATTCACGCCTGCCGCCGACCAGTTCAAATGCTTCATCGGCGTCGGCGACGCCGGCGCCTGGCGCAAGATGGAGGCCGAACTACGCGCGGCGGTGCCGACCGGCCACTTCCATGGCGACTTGCTATCCGTGGTCAACACGGGCATTGCGGGCAAGGCGGTTTGCTATATCGAGCTGTCGGGCTATCCGATGACGGTGCTGCGCGGGCTGCCGACCTGGCGCGCCTCGTACCAGATCGAGAACCCGAAGATCCCGACCCACCTGCATTTCGACGCCACCCGCTTTCGCCATCCGCTGTCGCCATCGATGGACGAACTCAATCGCCTGGCCGACGACTACGAATGGTTCCTGCAGGCGATCGCGCTCGGCGTCATCCGCCGCAAGCCAGACCTGGGCGACCGCGAGGCGAGTTTCCAGCCGCGCGGACAATACCTGTTCGAGGTCGAGCCGGGCTCGGGCGAGTGGCTCCAGATCGGCAACGAATTCGCGGTCCGCTCCAACGGCTTGCCGCCGTATTACCGCGACGGAGTGATCAACGCGGTGCGACATCGCCTGGCCAATGCTGGTGCGCACCAGTTGCTGCTGCTGGCGGCGCTGATGCGTCACTACCAGCTGCGCGTGTACGAGCCGCGGCTCGAAGTCGACGAAACCGGCGCCCAGCTGCCGTCGCCCTCGCTGCCGAACATCACCGCGCGGCGCCTCTACGACGAGTGGATTCGCCGCGCCGCCGCGCTCGACCCATCGCTGGCGCCGGTGAAAATCGAGGCCGCGCTGGCCAGTATCGGGCAATGGACCGAAACGGTGCCCGACTCCAGCCTTGATGCCTACAGCTGGGAAGTCGAGCGTCCGGTGGACAAGCGCGTGATCCTGCCGGCCTACCTCATGAGCGAGGAAGGCGCCGCCCGGGCGCTGGCAGCGCCGGCTGCAGCGGCGGTCGACCTGGCCAAGCCCCGGATCGGTCACGACCCCCAACCGGCGGACCAGCCGCGCTACAAGCTGTTCATGCAGGGCGCCCAGCGCGGTCCGTTCACGGTCGACGAGATCGTCCAGTTGGCGGCGCGCGGCGAGGTCGATGCGGCGACCCGCGCCTGGAGCATGGCCTGGAACCCGAAAACCGACAAGTGGAGCACCGTCGGCGCGCTGCCAGAACTGGCAATGGTGTTTGATCACTTGATTCCCGATCCGGATGACGTGGATAACGCCATCCCGGATCCTGAATGA